GCCGTTATGGGCAACGCCGGAGGTCCAGGAAAGAATTGTTGAGGATCTTCAGGAACGCGAGGAGTTCATCCAGGTTTTGCGCGCCAGGGTTCTCTTTAAAAAGGGCGGACGTTCCGTCGGTCGTGGAGGAGAAGTCCTCCTTCTTGTCAAGGCCCCCTTGAGCTTTCGGGTCGACCACCTTTCCGATTTTGGCACCTTGCAACATCAGTTGTTCTCGGATGTCGGACGGCTGGGGGTCATTTGGTATCAGGAGAATCGTTATTTTGAAGGGGTCGGTGTGAGTGAGGAGTATGAGAGGTACCTTTCCCTCTCCCTGTCAACCCATGAGGTGGTTCGGTTCTTGTTGACGCATGTTCTTCTTGGAAAGTCGGAGGATTACCAGATACAGAAAACAAGAAAGGGGATGTTGCTCCTCAAGAGTTCGCGGCAAAAAATTTGGGTCGTGAAGCAGGGGGGGGATTACCTGCCGGTGCGGGTTCAGTATTTTGATCTGGAAGGGGAGAAAAGGTTTGAAGTTCAGTATGCCGATTACGATGAGGCGGGTGAGACTCTCTTTCCGCGTCGTATCAAGGGGATTTCGGCTGGAGGGAGGGTGGAAATTCTTTTTGATGAGTTGGAGATCAACCCCTCGCTCGCCCCGCATCTGTTTGACGTTGAAATTCCAAAAGGGGCAACACGTGTCTTGCCGTAGCATCGCGGGGCTTCTCTTTCTGATTTTCTGTTCGGGGGCCTGCTCCTATCAGGTTCCCAAGGAGCCGATGACGCTCGTCTGGAATCTGGGTGTTGAACCGGACACGCTGAATCCGATCACTTCGACCGACGCCTATTCCGGAAGGATCCAGAGCCTTGTGGGTGACACCCTGATCACGCGCGACAACCAGACACTTGCGTGGGTTCCGCAAATGGCGTCGCGGTGGGAAATGTCTCCTGACCAGAGACAATTCACCTTTTTTCTCCGTGACGGAATTCGCTGGCATGACGGCGTTCCCTTGACCGTTGAGGATATTATTTTTTCCTATGAACGGATTCAGGATCCCAAGGTGAACAGTCCTCATTTGCGTGTCTACTACAAGGATCTGATCCGCGTCGAAAAAATCAGGGAACGGGTCGTCCGCTTTACGTTTCGTGAGCCGTACTTCAAGGCGTTTGATTTTTGCGGTGAACTTCCGCTCGTTCCAAAACATCTTTTCAAGGAAGGGGAGGATTTCAACGCTCACCCGATCGGAAGGGCTCCTGTCGGTCTGGGGCCTTACAAATTTCTTGTCTGGGAGACAGGGAAGAAGGTCCTCCTCGTACGGAATGAGGATTATTGGGGAAGGGCAATCGGAAAATTTCCGGAGATCGAGCGGATCCGCTTTGAATTTATAGGTGATGATGCCGTCGCTCTGCAGGTTCTCAAGAAGGGGGATCTCGATTATGCGGGTCTTCGTCCAATCCAGTGGGTTCGCCAAACCCAGACCCCTGCCTTTCAGGAGCGATTCCAGCGGTACGAGTTCTATACCCCCAACTACAGTTTTATCGGCTGGAATTTGAGGCGGCCCTTTTTCTCCGATCCAAAGGTCCGACGGGCGCTGACCTTGCTTGTCAACCGGGAGCAGATCCTCAAAAAGATCGACTTTGGGATCGGGCGTATTGTAACAGGTCCTTTTTACTTCGGTGGGGCTGATTATGATGCCGAGGTGCCGGTCCTTCCGTACGCCCCGCTTGAGGCGTTACGTCTGATCGAAGAGGCGGGATGGAAGGACCATGATCAAGACGGACTTCTCGACAAGGAGGGGGTTCCGTTCCGGTTTGAATTTCTGATTCCGGCAGGCACGAAAACCTCTGAAAGACTGGCCGGCATTCTGAAGGAGGACCTCCGGAAGGTTGGTATTCGTATGGAAATCCGTCAGGTGGAATGGGCGTTGTTCACTCAACGTCTTAACACGCGGGATTTTGATGCCGTGGTGTTGGGATGGGGGCTTCCGTTTGAACAGGACCCGTACCAACTATGGCATTCCTCTCAGGTGGAAAAAGGCTCCAATTTTGTCGGTTACAGCGATCCGGAGTCCGATCGCTTGATTGAAAAGGCCCGGACGGAATTTGACCGCGAGAAGAGGGCAGCCCTCTACCGTGAGCTTCATCGTCGGATTCATGAGAGCCAGCCGTATACCTTTCTCTTTACGCGTCCCCATCTGATCGCGCTTCATCGTCGGTTTGAAAACACAAAGATATATCCCGTTGGTATGGATCCGCTGGAATGGAGGGTCAATCGGGAGGCCTCTTTGTAATGAGGCAATATCTTTTAAAGAGACTCCTCCTTTTGATCCCCACCTTTCTTGGAATCACCCTTATTACTTTTTCTATCGTTCAGTTGGCCCCTGGAAATCCTGTCTCTCTGAAGCTTCGTGAGTGGGGAGGGGAGGCTTATAAGTCAGAATTGATTTCCCAGGAGGTGATTGAGCAGACGAGAAAATTGTATGGCCTCGATCGCCCGCTGCCGGTTCAGTATCTTCTTTGGGTGAAGAGGTTTGTGACCTTCGACTTTGGAAATTCGTACAAGGATTATCGACCGGTGATCGAGAAAATCGCTGAGGCGATCCCTTCGACCCTGCTGCTGAACCTCCTCTCTATTTTTCTCGTCTACCTGATTTCGGTTCCTTTGGGGATTGTGACGGCGCTGCGCCCGGACAGCTGGTTAGACCGGATGACGACTTTCGGTCTCTTTATGCTCTACTCGCTCCCTTCGTTCTGGGTGGCGATGATCCTCATTATTTATCTGGGAGGTGGAGAGCATTGGAATTTCTTTCCAATCGTCGGTCTTACCTCGGAGGGATTTGCAATGCTCTCCGTTTGGGGAAAAATAGGAAATCTACTCTGGCACCTGGTCCTTCCGGTCGCCGTTCTGACCTATGGGGGACTTGCCTTTTTGTCACGGCTGACTCGTGCCCAGCTACTTGAGGTGATGCGGCAGGATTATATCCGGACGGCCTATGCGAAGGGTCTTCCTCCGTCACGTGTCATCCTGAAACATGCCCTCCGAAATGCCCTGATTCCTTTTGTCACGCTGGTTGGGACCCTTCTGCCGGCGATGATCGGAGGCTCGGTCATTGTGGAGCAGATTTTTTCTATTCCGGGCATGGGGCGTCTCGGGTTTGAAGCGGTTTTGTCGAGGGATTACCCGACGATCATGGCGATCGCCTCGGTCGAGGCCCTTTTAACAATGGTCGGAATTCTTGCCTCCGATTTTTTATATGTAATTGTCGACCCAAGAATCAGTTTTGAGAAGATGAAGAATTAAATATGAGACACGATACTTATTCGTCACTCGTCTGGCACCAGTTTAAAAGAAACCG
This portion of the Deltaproteobacteria bacterium genome encodes:
- a CDS encoding DUF4292 domain-containing protein, producing the protein MKKFKAACGSLASLFLFAACALTPETRGGEPLWATPEVQERIVEDLQEREEFIQVLRARVLFKKGGRSVGRGGEVLLLVKAPLSFRVDHLSDFGTLQHQLFSDVGRLGVIWYQENRYFEGVGVSEEYERYLSLSLSTHEVVRFLLTHVLLGKSEDYQIQKTRKGMLLLKSSRQKIWVVKQGGDYLPVRVQYFDLEGEKRFEVQYADYDEAGETLFPRRIKGISAGGRVEILFDELEINPSLAPHLFDVEIPKGATRVLP
- a CDS encoding ABC transporter permease, producing the protein MRQYLLKRLLLLIPTFLGITLITFSIVQLAPGNPVSLKLREWGGEAYKSELISQEVIEQTRKLYGLDRPLPVQYLLWVKRFVTFDFGNSYKDYRPVIEKIAEAIPSTLLLNLLSIFLVYLISVPLGIVTALRPDSWLDRMTTFGLFMLYSLPSFWVAMILIIYLGGGEHWNFFPIVGLTSEGFAMLSVWGKIGNLLWHLVLPVAVLTYGGLAFLSRLTRAQLLEVMRQDYIRTAYAKGLPPSRVILKHALRNALIPFVTLVGTLLPAMIGGSVIVEQIFSIPGMGRLGFEAVLSRDYPTIMAIASVEALLTMVGILASDFLYVIVDPRISFEKMKN